The Longimicrobium sp. genome includes a window with the following:
- a CDS encoding L,D-transpeptidase family protein yields MRRISISLLLAVSAACAAPGTAAQPRPSGDAPLQAVVSLTADWDSTAAVLQRYERATPSSPWRAVGTPVAAMVGRTGLAWGRGIEVAHGAGPEKREGDGKAPAGVFRLGPAFGYAPADSVRWIRLPYVHSLPSVKCVDDARSRFYNRGLVDQDTVPAPDWSSHEEMRLSTGVYRLGIWVSHNDSPPVPGGGSCIFMHVWQGPGVPTVGCTSMDAADIEALLRWLDPRARPVLVQAPRAAYPALAAALGLPARA; encoded by the coding sequence ATGCGACGCATCTCCATCTCCCTGCTCCTGGCCGTTTCCGCCGCCTGCGCCGCGCCCGGAACCGCCGCCCAGCCGCGCCCGTCCGGCGACGCGCCGCTGCAGGCCGTGGTCTCGCTGACCGCGGACTGGGATTCCACCGCCGCCGTGCTGCAGCGCTACGAGCGCGCGACCCCGTCGTCCCCATGGCGCGCGGTGGGGACGCCGGTCGCGGCGATGGTGGGGCGCACGGGGCTGGCGTGGGGGCGGGGAATCGAGGTCGCCCACGGCGCCGGGCCGGAGAAGCGCGAGGGAGACGGGAAGGCGCCGGCGGGCGTCTTCCGCCTGGGCCCGGCGTTCGGCTACGCGCCGGCGGACTCGGTGCGGTGGATCCGGCTGCCGTACGTGCACAGCCTGCCCAGCGTGAAGTGCGTGGACGATGCGCGCTCGCGCTTCTACAACCGCGGGCTGGTGGACCAGGACACCGTTCCCGCGCCCGACTGGAGCAGCCACGAGGAGATGCGGCTCTCCACCGGAGTGTACCGCCTGGGGATCTGGGTGTCTCACAACGATTCACCGCCGGTGCCGGGCGGCGGGTCGTGCATCTTCATGCACGTGTGGCAGGGGCCGGGCGTGCCCACTGTCGGCTGTACGTCGATGGACGCGGCCGACATCGAAGCATTGCTGCGGTGGCTGGACCCGCGCGCCCGCCCCGTGCTGGTGCAGGCCCCGCGCGCCGCATACCCCGCGCTGGCCGCCGCGCTCGGCCTCCCGGCGCGCGCCTGA